From one Chloroflexota bacterium genomic stretch:
- a CDS encoding 3-hydroxybutyryl-CoA dehydrogenase yields MAIKTVGVVGCGLMGSGIVEVCAKSGYDVIVMEMNDGLLKRGLERIDASLAKAVERKKLDAAARDGIRARIRGTTGFADFRDADFVVEAAIENLDEKKQIFAQLDTVTRPDATLSSNTSSLSIIDMASATKRPAQVLGMHFFNPVPVMPLLEMVRSFLTSEATYQAARAFGESLGKTVVVAKDKPGFIVNALLIPYLLDAIRMVEEGAASREDIDAGIHLGLNHPMGPLTLTDFVGLDTTLYVADAMFAETKNARYAAPTLLRRMVTAGHMGRKSGKGFYEYE; encoded by the coding sequence ATGGCAATCAAGACGGTCGGTGTTGTCGGCTGCGGTTTGATGGGGTCGGGTATTGTCGAAGTCTGCGCGAAGAGCGGCTACGACGTCATTGTAATGGAGATGAACGACGGGCTGTTGAAGCGCGGGCTGGAGCGCATCGATGCCAGCCTGGCCAAAGCGGTTGAGCGCAAGAAGCTGGACGCCGCCGCCCGCGACGGCATCCGGGCGCGCATCCGTGGCACCACCGGTTTCGCCGATTTCCGCGACGCCGATTTCGTCGTCGAGGCGGCGATCGAGAACCTCGACGAGAAGAAGCAGATCTTCGCGCAGCTCGACACAGTCACCCGGCCGGACGCAACTCTGTCGTCGAACACGTCGTCGCTGTCGATCATCGACATGGCGTCGGCGACGAAGCGGCCGGCGCAGGTGCTCGGCATGCACTTCTTCAATCCGGTGCCGGTCATGCCGCTGCTCGAGATGGTGCGCTCGTTCCTGACGAGCGAGGCGACCTACCAGGCGGCGCGGGCTTTCGGCGAATCGCTCGGCAAGACCGTGGTCGTGGCGAAGGACAAGCCGGGCTTCATCGTCAACGCGTTGCTGATCCCGTACCTGCTCGACGCGATCCGCATGGTCGAAGAGGGCGCCGCGTCACGCGAGGATATCGACGCCGGCATTCATCTGGGGCTGAACCACCCGATGGGCCCGCTGACGCTGACGGACTTCGTGGGGCTGGACACGACGCTCTACGTGGCCGACGCGATGTTCGCGGAGACGAAGAACGCGCGTTACGCCGCGCCGACGCTGCTGCGCCGCATGGTCACGGCCGGGCACATGGGCCGCAAGAGCGGCAAGGGGTTCTACGAGTATGAGTGA
- a CDS encoding SDR family oxidoreductase, whose amino-acid sequence MNWTANDLPDLRNRTVIVTGANSGVGFESARGLAQHGATVVMACRDEGRGQRAADAIRAGQPDAALAVMPLDLADLSSVRRFADAFTARHDRLDVLLNNAGVMAIPYRTTADGFEMQFGTNHLGHFALTGRLLDALRRTPGARVVVVSSGMHRRGRVAFDDLQSKRAYSRYGAYGQSKLANLLFAYELNRRFAANGVPAIGVGAHPGYAATNLQTAGARMDGARMTETITNAVTNLVAQSSAMGALPLMYAAAAPGVSGGDYIGPTGLAGMRGYPGQAKSSTASHSRADAARLWESSEQLTGVSYNLPPAP is encoded by the coding sequence ATGAACTGGACTGCAAACGACCTGCCCGACTTACGCAATCGAACCGTGATTGTCACCGGCGCGAACAGCGGCGTCGGGTTTGAATCGGCGCGCGGCCTGGCGCAGCACGGCGCGACCGTGGTCATGGCCTGCCGCGACGAGGGGCGGGGCCAGCGCGCGGCCGACGCGATCCGTGCCGGTCAGCCGGATGCGGCGCTCGCGGTCATGCCGCTCGATCTGGCCGATCTCTCCTCCGTGCGGCGCTTCGCTGATGCGTTCACGGCGCGCCATGACCGGCTCGATGTGCTGCTGAACAACGCCGGCGTCATGGCCATCCCGTACCGCACGACGGCCGATGGCTTCGAGATGCAGTTCGGCACGAACCACCTGGGGCACTTCGCGCTGACGGGGCGGCTGCTGGACGCGCTGCGGCGCACACCGGGCGCGCGGGTGGTCGTGGTCAGCAGCGGCATGCACCGTCGTGGCCGCGTTGCGTTTGATGATCTGCAATCGAAGCGAGCGTACAGCCGCTATGGCGCATACGGGCAGAGCAAGCTCGCCAACCTGCTGTTCGCCTACGAGTTGAATCGCCGCTTCGCCGCGAACGGCGTGCCGGCGATCGGCGTGGGCGCGCATCCCGGCTATGCGGCGACCAACCTGCAGACGGCGGGGGCGCGCATGGACGGCGCACGCATGACGGAGACGATCACGAACGCCGTGACCAATCTGGTGGCGCAGAGCTCGGCCATGGGCGCGCTGCCGCTGATGTACGCGGCTGCCGCACCGGGCGTCAGCGGCGGCGACTACATCGGCCCAACCGGGTTGGCGGGCATGCGCGGCTACCCCGGCCAGGCCAAGTCGAGCACCGCCTCGCACAGCCGCGCCGATGCCGCGCGCCTGTGGGAGAGCTCCGAGCAGCTGACTGGCGTCTCGTACAACCTGCCGCCCGCGCCGTGA
- a CDS encoding LuxR family transcriptional regulator, protein MEQHLEGALQKRFANNPQVFNNGSWPGDHDLFATMADTAAQRADEPMLRRYAPLAEALAMRYGHVLYQAVAHRAWGVAHRLAGEYPSAETRFQQALALFQQLGTPWQTGRTLADLGDLERARGDAVRAHDYLSRALAGFEEVQALPDAARARAALEALGPKRQHPSPESHGGPVDEGAPPTPGEPLTAREMEVLRWLAQGLSDKEIADRLVISVHTVRGHLRSVYAKLDVPSRSAAMRAALDRRLI, encoded by the coding sequence GTGGAGCAGCACCTGGAAGGGGCATTGCAGAAGCGATTTGCGAACAACCCACAGGTGTTTAATAACGGAAGCTGGCCCGGCGACCATGATCTGTTCGCCACAATGGCCGACACGGCGGCGCAGCGGGCCGACGAGCCGATGCTGCGCAGGTACGCGCCGCTCGCCGAAGCGCTGGCCATGCGCTACGGCCATGTGCTCTATCAGGCCGTCGCCCATCGCGCCTGGGGCGTGGCTCACCGGCTGGCCGGCGAATACCCCTCAGCGGAAACACGCTTCCAGCAGGCACTGGCGCTGTTCCAGCAATTAGGCACCCCCTGGCAAACGGGTCGCACGTTGGCCGACCTCGGCGACCTCGAACGCGCGCGCGGCGACGCTGTCCGCGCGCACGACTATCTTTCCCGCGCGTTGGCCGGTTTTGAGGAAGTGCAGGCGCTGCCCGACGCGGCGCGCGCGCGCGCCGCGCTGGAGGCACTGGGTCCCAAGCGGCAACACCCCTCTCCCGAGTCGCATGGCGGGCCCGTTGACGAAGGTGCACCGCCAACGCCCGGCGAACCCCTGACCGCGCGCGAGATGGAGGTGCTGCGCTGGCTCGCTCAGGGCCTAAGCGACAAGGAAATCGCGGACCGGCTGGTTATCAGCGTGCATACCGTGCGCGGTCATCTGCGGTCGGTCTACGCCAAGCTGGACGTGCCCTCTCGTTCGGCTGCCATGCGCGCCGCTTTGGATCGCCGCCTGATCTGA
- a CDS encoding class D sortase — protein sequence MSTHLNDLSIEELEKLLAEKRARQRFSTRMESQTSAMERGAQKLKAAGTARPDINFMRVGNRLLLAVEVFAVAGLLIAGLAIFFRLQELNRESAAAQSGSGQVRTGSPEAAATLPGASQPPSAGTPERFKGVLKQVVPVAIPTPGPQQPVRIVIPAINVDSLVVEGDDWEALKKGAGHRAGSTNPGQRGNMVISGHDDVFGEVFRYIGDLKAGDEVQVYSKEAKFTYVVRNRRIVEPTDVSVLQATTEPTLTLITCYPYLIDNQRMIVFAQLAK from the coding sequence ATGAGCACCCACCTGAACGACCTGTCGATTGAAGAGCTGGAAAAACTGCTGGCCGAGAAACGCGCGCGGCAACGCTTCAGCACGCGCATGGAGTCGCAGACCAGCGCGATGGAGCGCGGCGCGCAGAAGCTCAAGGCGGCGGGCACGGCGCGCCCCGACATCAACTTCATGCGCGTCGGCAATCGCCTGCTGCTGGCTGTCGAGGTCTTTGCGGTGGCGGGACTGCTGATTGCCGGCCTCGCCATCTTCTTTCGTCTGCAGGAGCTCAACCGCGAGAGCGCGGCGGCGCAGTCCGGCAGCGGCCAGGTGCGCACCGGCAGTCCCGAGGCGGCGGCCACGCTGCCCGGCGCTTCACAGCCGCCCTCGGCGGGCACGCCGGAGCGGTTCAAGGGCGTGCTCAAGCAGGTCGTGCCTGTCGCTATTCCGACGCCCGGCCCGCAGCAGCCGGTGCGCATCGTCATCCCGGCGATCAACGTCGATTCGCTGGTCGTCGAGGGCGACGATTGGGAAGCGCTCAAGAAAGGCGCGGGACACCGGGCGGGCTCGACCAATCCGGGCCAGCGCGGCAACATGGTCATATCGGGGCACGATGATGTCTTCGGCGAGGTCTTCCGCTATATCGGCGACCTGAAAGCCGGGGACGAGGTGCAGGTCTATTCGAAGGAAGCGAAGTTTACATACGTCGTCCGCAACCGGCGCATTGTCGAGCCGACGGACGTCAGCGTGCTGCAGGCGACGACCGAACCGACGCTGACGCTGATCACCTGTTATCCGTACCTGATCGACAACCAGCGCATGATCGTCTTCGCCCAACTGGCGAAGTAA
- a CDS encoding D-2-hydroxyacid dehydrogenase, translated as MDTIRTLRVAVSGIPRGCQTARPDGNWLSPVQRTQIESVSSRIELIEHPADRIGAPVGSEVLLAEGGNRTHYPGELDWDDYLRFFMPSLRWVQLCSTGFSDNITPQVLDGSVTLTNAPGIHTIPIAESVLAAMLDHAKRLRERRIHQQSRDWQALHTGELHGRTVLIIGLGRIGGRVAQLARAFGMRVIGVRRTTAAANEADEVIGPPALRARLPEADYVVMTAPLTPETERMLGAAELAAMKPSAYFVNVGRGSTVDEDALARAMATRQIAGAYLDAFADEPLPPAHPFWALDNVLLVPHDSHSSPHITDRMVALFCDNLRRYVGGEPLLHVCDRTRGY; from the coding sequence ATGGATACCATCCGCACCCTCCGCGTCGCCGTCAGCGGCATCCCGCGCGGCTGCCAGACGGCCCGCCCCGATGGCAACTGGCTCTCGCCTGTTCAGCGGACGCAGATCGAGTCCGTTTCCTCCCGCATCGAGTTAATCGAGCATCCGGCCGACCGGATCGGCGCACCGGTCGGCAGCGAGGTGCTGCTGGCCGAAGGCGGCAACCGCACGCACTACCCCGGCGAATTGGACTGGGACGACTATCTGCGCTTCTTCATGCCGAGCCTGCGCTGGGTGCAACTATGCAGCACCGGCTTCAGCGACAACATCACCCCGCAGGTGCTCGACGGCTCCGTGACGCTGACCAATGCGCCGGGCATTCACACCATTCCGATCGCCGAGAGCGTGCTGGCGGCGATGCTCGATCACGCCAAGCGCCTGCGCGAGCGGCGCATCCACCAGCAGTCGCGCGACTGGCAGGCGCTGCACACCGGTGAACTGCACGGGCGCACCGTGCTGATCATCGGCCTGGGGCGTATCGGCGGGCGCGTGGCGCAACTGGCGCGCGCGTTCGGCATGCGCGTGATCGGCGTGCGGCGCACCACGGCCGCCGCAAACGAGGCCGATGAAGTGATCGGTCCGCCGGCGCTGCGCGCGCGCCTGCCCGAGGCCGATTACGTTGTCATGACCGCGCCGTTGACGCCGGAGACCGAGCGCATGCTCGGCGCGGCTGAACTGGCCGCGATGAAGCCGTCGGCGTACTTCGTCAACGTCGGGCGCGGTTCTACGGTGGACGAAGACGCGCTGGCGCGCGCCATGGCGACGCGGCAGATCGCCGGCGCGTACCTCGATGCGTTTGCCGACGAGCCGCTGCCGCCGGCGCACCCGTTCTGGGCGCTCGACAACGTCCTGCTGGTGCCGCACGACAGCCACTCGTCGCCGCACATCACCGACCGGATGGTGGCGCTGTTCTGCGACAACCTGCGGCGCTATGTCGGCGGCGAACCGCTCCTGCATGTCTGCGACCGGACGCGAGGCTATTGA
- a CDS encoding methyltransferase domain-containing protein, with protein MTQPQPNPALAAAENYEKNLVTYQMGSWATLLLEIANPLPGERVLDVACGTGIVARRVAPRVGCAGIVVGVDIDPAMRARRQLCLALH; from the coding sequence ATGACTCAACCACAACCCAATCCCGCACTGGCCGCAGCCGAGAACTATGAGAAGAACCTCGTTACCTACCAGATGGGATCATGGGCGACGCTCCTGCTCGAAATCGCCAACCCACTGCCCGGCGAGCGAGTTTTGGATGTGGCGTGCGGCACGGGAATCGTCGCCCGGCGGGTCGCACCGCGCGTGGGGTGCGCCGGCATCGTCGTGGGCGTGGACATCGATCCAGCCATGCGGGCGCGCCGCCAGTTGTGTCTGGCGCTCCATTGA
- a CDS encoding rhodanese-like domain-containing protein produces the protein MRNQYRFTVLFAMLLTLLAFVGTVACGPLAPAPAPTQAPTKAALDVRAMVQNYIETLPDSNWAVTPAGLQEQLAGSKPFLVDVRSAQDVATNGYIEGAVNIPIRTLAKNLDKLPQDKTAPIVVYCGIGHNGAQSMMALHLLGYTNVKSVAGGFAGWTGANLPVVKGPIAAPVAGKAAAVDADRLALVDQYLSNLPDDYNAVAPAGLKDQLAAGKPVVLDVRNEQDLKTNGMIVGALNVPIRNLFKNLDKLPQDKNAPIVTHCSIGHNGAQTMMALRLLGYTNVKSLAGGFAAWAKAGLPVVKPG, from the coding sequence ATGAGAAACCAATATCGGTTCACTGTGTTGTTCGCCATGCTGCTCACGCTGCTTGCCTTTGTCGGCACGGTGGCGTGCGGCCCGCTTGCGCCCGCGCCGGCGCCGACGCAAGCGCCAACCAAAGCCGCGCTCGACGTCCGCGCCATGGTCCAGAACTACATCGAGACCCTGCCCGACAGCAATTGGGCGGTCACACCCGCTGGCTTGCAGGAGCAACTGGCCGGCAGCAAGCCGTTCCTGGTGGACGTGCGGAGCGCCCAGGACGTGGCGACGAATGGTTACATCGAGGGGGCAGTCAACATCCCGATCCGCACGCTGGCCAAGAACCTGGACAAGCTGCCGCAGGACAAGACGGCGCCCATCGTGGTGTACTGTGGGATCGGGCACAACGGGGCGCAGAGCATGATGGCGCTGCACCTGCTGGGCTACACGAACGTGAAAAGCGTGGCGGGCGGCTTTGCCGGCTGGACGGGCGCCAATCTGCCCGTGGTCAAAGGACCGATCGCGGCGCCGGTGGCGGGCAAAGCCGCCGCGGTCGATGCCGACCGGCTGGCACTGGTTGACCAGTACCTGAGCAACCTCCCGGACGACTACAACGCCGTCGCGCCGGCTGGTCTCAAAGACCAGTTGGCCGCGGGCAAGCCGGTCGTGCTCGATGTGCGCAACGAGCAGGATCTGAAAACCAACGGCATGATCGTCGGCGCGCTGAACGTGCCGATCCGCAACCTATTCAAGAACCTGGACAAGCTCCCGCAGGACAAAAACGCGCCCATCGTGACCCATTGTTCCATCGGGCACAACGGTGCGCAGACGATGATGGCGCTGCGCCTGCTGGGCTATACCAACGTAAAAAGCCTGGCCGGCGGCTTCGCCGCGTGGGCCAAGGCCGGTTTGCCGGTCGTGAAACCCGGCTAG
- a CDS encoding leucine-rich repeat domain-containing protein, whose protein sequence is MHNPTSISLRGRDLASVPDHIRASAVLADLDLDLNRLSELPRWIGELITLTSLSLYHNRLSELPDSLWQLSALQTLNVADNRLTALPGGIGELTALRMLDLGHNALAELPVALGRLGQLAFLYGSNNQLTSMPESMGKLGRLIYLNVTDNRLTSLPEFIGDLTQLSELRVYNNQIGALPESLGRLTRLRELHAMNNRLASLPESIGALGALRKLVLQDNRLTTLPESIGGLRSLTDLDLRNNALIALPETLGGLRNLRTLDLRANRLAQLPAGIRNLPHLEKLDLRWNKMLAAPTWLVELETRGCTVYV, encoded by the coding sequence ATGCACAACCCGACCAGCATCAGCCTGCGCGGCCGCGACTTGGCCAGCGTGCCCGACCATATTCGCGCCAGCGCTGTGCTGGCCGATCTCGACCTCGATCTGAATCGGTTGAGCGAACTGCCCCGCTGGATCGGCGAACTGATTACGCTCACATCGTTGAGCCTGTACCACAACCGGTTGAGCGAACTGCCCGACTCGCTCTGGCAGTTGAGCGCGCTGCAAACGCTCAACGTCGCGGACAACAGGCTGACCGCATTACCGGGCGGCATCGGCGAGCTCACCGCGCTGCGCATGCTCGACCTGGGGCACAACGCATTGGCCGAGCTCCCTGTTGCACTCGGCAGGCTGGGCCAACTGGCGTTTCTGTACGGGAGCAACAATCAACTGACGAGCATGCCCGAATCAATGGGGAAACTCGGCAGGCTGATCTACCTGAACGTGACCGATAACCGGCTCACGTCGCTACCGGAGTTCATCGGCGACCTGACGCAACTGAGCGAGTTGCGCGTGTACAACAACCAGATCGGCGCGCTGCCGGAATCGCTGGGGCGGTTGACGCGCCTGCGGGAACTGCACGCGATGAACAACCGGCTGGCGTCGCTGCCGGAATCCATTGGAGCGCTCGGGGCGCTGCGGAAACTGGTATTGCAGGACAATCGGCTGACCACGCTCCCGGAGTCAATCGGTGGCCTGCGCAGCCTGACTGACCTCGACTTGCGAAACAATGCGCTGATCGCCCTGCCGGAAACCCTCGGCGGCCTGCGCAATCTGCGCACCCTCGACCTGCGCGCCAACCGGCTGGCGCAACTGCCTGCGGGCATCCGCAACCTGCCTCATCTGGAAAAGCTCGATCTGCGCTGGAACAAGATGCTGGCCGCACCCACATGGCTCGTGGAGCTTGAGACGCGCGGCTGCACCGTCTACGTGTGA